GATCCCTACCTGGCCGACGACGCCGGCAGGTACATCGGTTGCTGGGGCGTCACCGAACCGAACCACGGGTCGGAGCTGGTCTCCTCGGCCTCGTTCACCGAGAACGGGATCGACGGGGCGAGCCGGGAGAACATCTCACCGCCGGATATCACGATCGAGCAGGACGGCGACGAGTGGATCCTGAACGGGGTGAAGGCCTCGTGGGTGTCGGCCGCGCCGGCCGCGACCCACTGTGCGCTCCACGCGGGAATGGACCCGTCGAACGCCGACCCCGGCTACGCCGTCCTCGTCCCGCTCGACGCCGACGGCGTCACGAAGGGGCCTCCGATCGACAAACTCGGACAGCGGGACTGTCCGCAGGGCGAACTCGTCTTCGACGACGTCCGGGTCCCCGACTGCAACGTCGTGATGACGCCGTCGATGCTCCACCCGGACACGGGTTACGTCGACTTGACCCAGATCCTCTGTATCACGAGTTCCGGGATGGCGGCGATCGCCACCGGCCTCGCGCGGGCCGCCTTCGAGGAGGCCCTCGCCTACGCCCGCGAGCGCGAGCAGAGCGGGAAACCGATCTGCGAGCACCAGTCGGTCAAGGCGAAGCTCTACGACATGTTCGAGAAGGTCGAGACCTGCCGGGCCTACTCCCGCCGGGTCTGTGAACACGTCTTCGACCGGA
Above is a genomic segment from Halorientalis sp. LT38 containing:
- a CDS encoding acyl-CoA dehydrogenase family protein, giving the protein MSYLELDTEYGEDDSLQMLREEVHDFAKNEVRPAALEIDRLGRDEYLDIGDAGSPFREVMAQMKELGYHSAVIPEEFGGGGLSGREFHVMLEELAWGSSGFAIALGVDFLPATFASLSFDDEIQESFLDPYLADDAGRYIGCWGVTEPNHGSELVSSASFTENGIDGASRENISPPDITIEQDGDEWILNGVKASWVSAAPAATHCALHAGMDPSNADPGYAVLVPLDADGVTKGPPIDKLGQRDCPQGELVFDDVRVPDCNVVMTPSMLHPDTGYVDLTQILCITSSGMAAIATGLARAAFEEALAYAREREQSGKPICEHQSVKAKLYDMFEKVETCRAYSRRVCEHVFDRNMSAFEFDASHRHALAAQVYCKRTAFEVAHEAVQIHGANGITRDYPVEKLFRDARVKLIEDGTCEVLGLESADGVIENYEVG